A stretch of Brassica napus cultivar Da-Ae chromosome C6, Da-Ae, whole genome shotgun sequence DNA encodes these proteins:
- the BNAC06G00700D gene encoding uncharacterized protein BNAC06G00700D, with the protein MKGQNQSSTSSCNIHPIDFVEGVCPICLNERLLVLAYLQRRHAPSPSPSYHTIQEPKINSQKSSKKKNIRLFSFLGSFQLRHHNSDHRANSIISPEDSFISINFENNGTTSWEKEKESYQLEHSTASCDHQYQHITKKEIILRLMQRPLLTWSKRIGRLIHVISFRRRSSAKVKGDDGLSRSCLKPSPLTNKKTQSLESFV; encoded by the exons ATGAAAGGACAGAACCAAAGCTCAACATCTTCTTGTAACATCCATCCAATAGATTTTGTTGAAGGTGTGTGTCCTATCTGTCTCAACGAGAGGCTGCTAGTCTTGGCTTATTTACAGAGAAGACAcgctccatctccttctccttcctACCATACCATCCAAGAACCGaaaataaattcccaaaaatcttccaagaagaaaaacatcagaCTCTTCTCGTTCCTTGGCTCCTTCCAACTGCGACACCACAATTCTGATCATCGAGCCAACTCCATCATCAGTCCAGAAG ATTCATTCATTTCGATTAATTTCGAAAACAACGGAACAACTTCATgggaaaaggaaaaagaaagttACCAGCTTGAACATTCCACGGCTTCATGTGATCATCAATATCAACATATCACGAAGAAGGAGATTATTCTTCGGCTAATGCAACGGCCTCTGTTGACGTGGAGCAAACGGATTGGCCGACTCATACACGTCATCAGTTTCAGGAGGCGTTCTAGCGCCAAGGTTAAAGGTGATGATGGCTTGAGTAGAAGTTGCTTGAAGCCTTCGCCCCTCACAAACAAGAAAACGCAAAGTCTGGAATCTTTTGTATAA